Proteins co-encoded in one Marinobacter qingdaonensis genomic window:
- a CDS encoding DUF3179 domain-containing protein: MTAPATTAGHWLLGGALTLTLLLAAGSGLAQQKNGFDLSGAIIPPAQILQGGPPRDGIPAIREPRFEVPGPSQPWQANDLMLTFDADGDSRAFPIGILNWHEVVNVRLPTQAVLITFCPLCGTGIGFDPVIDGETLTFGVSGLLYNSDLLMYDHQTESLWSQIEGRAVSGPLAGRELTPVPVRHELWQAWRERVGASGRVLSTDTGYGRDYRQSPYGNYDRSERLYFPVTRISRKYHPKTWVLGWSHRGEAKVWPFPELAEHGGVVQDSVGGQAVTVHYDPATPSAELRDSDGALLPATRAFWFAWYTFHPDTAIFEAK, encoded by the coding sequence ATGACGGCTCCGGCGACAACCGCAGGCCACTGGCTGCTCGGTGGCGCACTGACCCTGACCCTGCTGCTGGCGGCCGGCAGCGGGCTGGCCCAGCAGAAGAACGGCTTCGACCTGAGCGGCGCGATCATCCCGCCGGCGCAGATCCTGCAAGGCGGCCCGCCGCGGGATGGTATTCCCGCCATCCGGGAGCCCCGGTTCGAGGTGCCCGGACCGAGCCAGCCCTGGCAGGCCAATGACCTGATGCTGACTTTCGATGCCGACGGCGACAGCCGGGCGTTCCCGATCGGGATCCTGAACTGGCACGAGGTCGTCAACGTCCGCCTGCCGACCCAGGCGGTGCTGATCACCTTTTGTCCGTTGTGCGGCACCGGCATCGGTTTCGATCCGGTGATCGATGGCGAGACCCTGACGTTCGGCGTCTCGGGGTTGCTCTACAACAGCGACCTGCTGATGTACGACCATCAGACCGAGTCGCTCTGGTCGCAGATCGAGGGCCGGGCGGTGTCCGGACCGCTGGCCGGCCGGGAACTGACCCCGGTGCCGGTGCGGCACGAACTCTGGCAGGCCTGGCGCGAGCGGGTCGGCGCGTCGGGCCGGGTGCTGTCCACCGACACCGGTTACGGCCGGGATTACCGGCAATCGCCCTACGGCAATTACGACCGCTCGGAGCGGCTGTATTTTCCGGTGACCCGCATCAGCCGGAAATACCACCCCAAGACCTGGGTGCTGGGCTGGAGCCACCGGGGTGAGGCCAAGGTCTGGCCGTTCCCGGAGCTGGCCGAGCACGGCGGCGTGGTGCAGGACTCCGTGGGCGGCCAGGCGGTCACGGTGCATTACGATCCGGCCACGCCCTCGGCCGAACTGCGGGACTCTGACGGCGCGCTCTTGCCTGCCACCCGGGCCTTCTGGTTCGCCTGGTACACCTTCCACCCGGACACCGCCATCTTCGAGGCCAAATAA
- a CDS encoding YiiX/YebB-like N1pC/P60 family cysteine hydrolase produces MGRIQSWLSAWLAAYLSKQVTRNSIPTATYVQLKGALRPGDVLLVEGDTRISIAIKYLTQSTWSHSALYLGDNAGLGQSDQGEPHVLIEADLERGIRSLPLSHYRHSHTRICRPVGLDDDDLQRLTRYALSRLGNTYDLKNVFDLARYLLPTPPVPTRYRHRLLTFGSGDPTRAICSTFIAESFQQLRYPILPLVRIVPANDPDCDDCTREAYRLRNHSLFTPRDFDASPYFQIIKPTLAPGFDYRQLAWEDRPGSGHPGNPALRKARIR; encoded by the coding sequence ATGGGCAGGATCCAAAGCTGGCTGTCGGCCTGGCTTGCCGCCTACCTGTCGAAGCAGGTGACGCGCAACTCGATCCCGACCGCAACCTACGTGCAGCTGAAGGGCGCGCTTCGGCCCGGCGACGTGCTGCTGGTGGAAGGCGACACCCGGATCAGCATCGCCATCAAGTACCTGACCCAGTCCACCTGGTCCCACAGCGCCCTGTACCTGGGCGACAACGCCGGCCTGGGCCAGAGCGACCAGGGCGAGCCCCACGTGTTGATCGAGGCCGACCTGGAGCGCGGCATTCGCAGCCTGCCCTTGTCCCATTACCGGCACAGCCACACCCGGATCTGTCGGCCAGTGGGCCTGGATGACGACGACCTGCAGCGCCTGACCCGGTATGCCCTGAGCCGGTTGGGCAACACCTACGATCTCAAGAACGTGTTCGACCTGGCCCGCTACCTGCTGCCGACCCCGCCGGTGCCGACCCGCTACCGGCACCGGTTGCTGACGTTTGGCAGCGGCGACCCGACCCGGGCTATCTGCTCCACGTTCATCGCCGAGAGCTTTCAGCAGCTGCGCTACCCGATCCTGCCTCTGGTCCGGATCGTGCCCGCGAACGATCCGGACTGCGACGACTGCACCCGGGAGGCCTACCGGCTTCGGAACCACTCGCTGTTTACGCCCCGGGATTTCGATGCTTCGCCCTACTTCCAGATCATCAAACCCACGCTGGCGCCGGGCTTTGACTACCGGCAGCTGGCCTGGGAGGATCGCCCCGGGTCAGGGCACCCGGGCAATCCGGCACTAAGGAAAGCCCGTATCCGATAA
- a CDS encoding amino acid ABC transporter substrate-binding protein, translated as MKLLLASALVLLSLIAGPLQAQDNTIRVGMSGQYFPFTFVEQDTLKGFEVDVMNAVAEEMGREVEYQTAAFSGLFGMLGAGRIDTVANQITITEERQQVYLFSDPYVYDGAQVVTKAGNDEINGVEDLKGKTVAVNLGSNFEALLRDLSYADEINIKTYDSNIERDTALGRVDAFVMDRVSASQIIKEKPLPLELAGPTFSQITNAYPFPDTERGRALRDEVNAALATLRDKGTLRAISEEWFGTDITAP; from the coding sequence ATGAAACTGCTACTTGCTTCCGCTCTGGTACTGCTGTCGCTGATCGCCGGCCCGCTGCAGGCCCAGGACAACACCATCCGGGTCGGCATGTCCGGCCAGTATTTCCCGTTCACCTTCGTGGAGCAGGACACCCTCAAGGGCTTTGAAGTCGACGTGATGAACGCCGTCGCCGAAGAAATGGGGCGCGAGGTCGAGTATCAGACCGCGGCCTTCTCCGGCCTGTTCGGCATGCTCGGCGCCGGTCGCATCGACACCGTGGCCAACCAGATCACCATCACCGAGGAACGCCAGCAGGTCTACCTGTTCAGCGACCCTTACGTCTACGATGGCGCCCAGGTGGTGACCAAGGCCGGCAACGACGAGATCAACGGCGTCGAGGACCTGAAGGGCAAGACCGTGGCGGTCAACCTGGGCTCCAATTTCGAGGCCCTGTTGCGGGATTTGTCCTACGCCGATGAGATCAACATCAAGACCTACGACAGCAACATCGAGCGCGACACCGCCCTGGGCCGGGTCGATGCCTTTGTCATGGACCGGGTCAGTGCCAGCCAGATCATCAAGGAGAAGCCCCTGCCCCTGGAGCTGGCCGGACCGACCTTCTCCCAGATCACCAACGCCTACCCGTTCCCGGACACCGAGCGCGGTCGCGCCCTGCGCGATGAGGTCAACGCCGCCCTCGCCACCTTGCGCGACAAGGGCACCCTGCGCGCCATCTCCGAGGAGTGGTTCGGCACCGACATCACCGCGCCCTAA
- a CDS encoding amino acid ABC transporter permease, with translation MGPLDVDYMLGLVPVLLGYLPLTLQLASLGMVLALILACLFAVIRVLRIPVLNQFTIVFISFFRGTPLLVQLFLFYYGLPQLFSALTVIDGITATIMGLTMHFSAYMAESIRAAIVGVDRSQTEAALSIGMTNGQLMRRIILPQATRVALPTLMNYFIDMIKATSLAFTLGVTELMGATQKEASGSFLYFEAFIVAAIMYWIVVEMLSWLQGNLETRLNRAYSR, from the coding sequence ATGGGTCCACTCGACGTCGACTACATGCTGGGGCTGGTCCCCGTCCTGCTCGGGTACCTGCCCCTGACGCTGCAGTTGGCGTCGCTGGGCATGGTGCTGGCTCTGATCCTGGCCTGCCTGTTCGCGGTCATCCGGGTGCTGCGGATTCCTGTGCTGAACCAGTTCACCATCGTGTTCATCTCGTTCTTCCGGGGCACCCCGCTGCTGGTCCAGCTGTTCCTGTTCTACTACGGCCTGCCCCAGCTGTTCAGCGCCCTGACGGTGATCGATGGCATCACCGCCACCATCATGGGCCTGACCATGCACTTCTCGGCGTACATGGCCGAGTCGATCCGGGCCGCCATCGTCGGGGTTGATCGCAGCCAGACCGAAGCGGCCCTGTCGATCGGCATGACCAACGGCCAGCTGATGCGCCGGATCATCCTGCCCCAGGCCACCCGGGTCGCGCTGCCGACCCTGATGAACTACTTCATCGACATGATCAAGGCCACCTCCCTGGCCTTTACCCTCGGGGTCACCGAGCTCATGGGCGCAACCCAGAAAGAGGCCTCGGGCAGCTTCCTGTACTTCGAGGCGTTCATTGTCGCGGCGATCATGTACTGGATCGTGGTGGAGATGCTGTCCTGGCTGCAGGGCAACCTGGAAACCCGTCTGAACAGGGCCTACAGCCGATGA